The Gallus gallus isolate bGalGal1 chromosome 23, bGalGal1.mat.broiler.GRCg7b, whole genome shotgun sequence genome includes a region encoding these proteins:
- the UBXN11 gene encoding UBX domain-containing protein 11 isoform X1: MTSQNGLGTVPTDMELMSSMMQKISLLEQKIDKQAQEIQLKDRKIAELEEKMKTLQKGEDAPDSSTAEDLETRCLQLQTQVWEMERFLNDYGLVWVGDRHEEQEDLESLRDDELLAKRKPGEAVVSKHQVDFDLILENVKSLNMLAGDCISHIEHTPGGARLRQPEPLPLTLYQNGIVMLDGPFRSYEELSVQQCLQDIMDGYFPSELQARYPDGVPLQVTDKRDVVFQERDLPGSFPGHGQVVGHSKLSKVEEPAKIPGPKPSLEQFWNKYSKSSMHSEAMATRDTVGAMQQGSDGVWSSKEIVVGTPRLSVLQRLETSEEAEASAPDVCTLRIKSESGEQMYVIKMLSSETIGDLRQHLAHARGGDSDSYEIISTFPQRVYADNSRSLQECGLIPNASLLLRRRDPFPPEGTALQTA; the protein is encoded by the exons ATgacatcacagaatggcttag GTACAGTTCCCACTGACATGGAACTCATGTCATCCATGATGCAAAAAATCAGTCTGTTGGAACAAAAAATAGATAAACAAGCACAAGAAATCCAACTGAAG GATAGAAAGATTGCTGAGCTTGAGGAGAAGATGAAGACTCTTCAGAAAGGAGAAG ATGCTCCGGACTCATCCACAGCAGAGGATCTGGAAACAAGGTGCCTTCAGCTGCAGACTCAGGTCTGGGAAATGGAG AGGTTTCTAAATGACTATGGTCTGGTCTGGGTTGGAGACAGACATGAAGAGCAGGAAGACTTAGAGTCACTCAGAGATGAcgagctgctggcaaagaggAAGCCAG GTGAGGCTGTCGTTTCCAAACACCAGGTTGATTTTGATTTAATCTTGGAAAACGTGAAGAGTTTGAACATGCTGGCTGGAGACTGCATCTCTCACATTGAGCACACACCGGGGGGAGCACGGCTGAGGCAGCCAGAACCCCTCCCTCTGACGCTGTATCAGAACGGGATCGTCATGTTGGACGGACCCTTTCGCTCCTATGAGGAACTGTCTGTTCAG CAATGCCTACAGGATATTATGGATGGTTATTTCCCTTCAGAGTTGCAGGCACGCTACCCAGATGGTGTCCCTCTGCAG GTCACTGACAAAAGAGATGTGGTATTTCAGGAGAGAGACCTTCCTGGGAGTTTTCCTGGCCATGGCCAGGTTGTTGGACATTCAAAACTAAGCAAGGTGGAGGAACCTGCCAAGATCCCAG GTCCCAAACCCTCCCTGGAGCAGTTTTGGAACAAATATTCAAAGTCATCAATGCACAGCGAAGCGATGGCCACCCGAGACACAGTCGGAGCAATGCAGCAG GGCTCTGATGGAGTGTGGAGCAGCAAAGAGATTGTGGTGGGAACACCCAGGCTGTCTGTCCTGCAAAG GTTGGAGACATCTGAAGAGGCTGAAGCTTCTGCCCCTGATGTCTGCACTCTCCGCATCAAATCTGAGAGTGGGGAGCAGATGTATGTCATAAAGATGCTGTCCTCAGAGACAATAGGGGACCTGCGCCAACACCTTGCCCATGCCAG GGGTGGAGATTCCGACTCATATGAGATCATCAGTACCTTTCCCCAGAGGGTGTATGCGGACAACTCCAGGAGCTTGCAGGAATGTGGGCTGATCCCCAATGCCTCCTTGCTGCTGCGGAGAAGAGACCCCTTCCCACCAGAGGGGACAGCGCTGCAAACAGCCTag
- the UBXN11 gene encoding UBX domain-containing protein 11 isoform X2 — MTSQNGLGTVPTDMELMSSMMQKISLLEQKIDKQAQEIQLKDRKIAELEEKMKTLQKGEDAPDSSTAEDLETRCLQLQTQVWEMERFLNDYGLVWVGDRHEEQEDLESLRDDELLAKRKPGEAVVSKHQVDFDLILENVKSLNMLAGDCISHIEHTPGGARLRQPEPLPLTLYQNGIVMLDGPFRSYEELSVQQCLQDIMDGYFPSELQARYPDGVPLQERDLPGSFPGHGQVVGHSKLSKVEEPAKIPGPKPSLEQFWNKYSKSSMHSEAMATRDTVGAMQQGSDGVWSSKEIVVGTPRLSVLQRLETSEEAEASAPDVCTLRIKSESGEQMYVIKMLSSETIGDLRQHLAHARGGDSDSYEIISTFPQRVYADNSRSLQECGLIPNASLLLRRRDPFPPEGTALQTA; from the exons ATgacatcacagaatggcttag GTACAGTTCCCACTGACATGGAACTCATGTCATCCATGATGCAAAAAATCAGTCTGTTGGAACAAAAAATAGATAAACAAGCACAAGAAATCCAACTGAAG GATAGAAAGATTGCTGAGCTTGAGGAGAAGATGAAGACTCTTCAGAAAGGAGAAG ATGCTCCGGACTCATCCACAGCAGAGGATCTGGAAACAAGGTGCCTTCAGCTGCAGACTCAGGTCTGGGAAATGGAG AGGTTTCTAAATGACTATGGTCTGGTCTGGGTTGGAGACAGACATGAAGAGCAGGAAGACTTAGAGTCACTCAGAGATGAcgagctgctggcaaagaggAAGCCAG GTGAGGCTGTCGTTTCCAAACACCAGGTTGATTTTGATTTAATCTTGGAAAACGTGAAGAGTTTGAACATGCTGGCTGGAGACTGCATCTCTCACATTGAGCACACACCGGGGGGAGCACGGCTGAGGCAGCCAGAACCCCTCCCTCTGACGCTGTATCAGAACGGGATCGTCATGTTGGACGGACCCTTTCGCTCCTATGAGGAACTGTCTGTTCAG CAATGCCTACAGGATATTATGGATGGTTATTTCCCTTCAGAGTTGCAGGCACGCTACCCAGATGGTGTCCCTCTGCAG GAGAGAGACCTTCCTGGGAGTTTTCCTGGCCATGGCCAGGTTGTTGGACATTCAAAACTAAGCAAGGTGGAGGAACCTGCCAAGATCCCAG GTCCCAAACCCTCCCTGGAGCAGTTTTGGAACAAATATTCAAAGTCATCAATGCACAGCGAAGCGATGGCCACCCGAGACACAGTCGGAGCAATGCAGCAG GGCTCTGATGGAGTGTGGAGCAGCAAAGAGATTGTGGTGGGAACACCCAGGCTGTCTGTCCTGCAAAG GTTGGAGACATCTGAAGAGGCTGAAGCTTCTGCCCCTGATGTCTGCACTCTCCGCATCAAATCTGAGAGTGGGGAGCAGATGTATGTCATAAAGATGCTGTCCTCAGAGACAATAGGGGACCTGCGCCAACACCTTGCCCATGCCAG GGGTGGAGATTCCGACTCATATGAGATCATCAGTACCTTTCCCCAGAGGGTGTATGCGGACAACTCCAGGAGCTTGCAGGAATGTGGGCTGATCCCCAATGCCTCCTTGCTGCTGCGGAGAAGAGACCCCTTCCCACCAGAGGGGACAGCGCTGCAAACAGCCTag
- the UBXN11 gene encoding UBX domain-containing protein 11 isoform X4 — MTSQNGLGTVPTDMELMSSMMQKISLLEQKIDKQAQEIQLKDRKIAELEEKMKTLQKGEDAPDSSTAEDLETRCLQLQTQVWEMERFLNDYGLVWVGDRHEEQEDLESLRDDELLAKRKPGEAVVSKHQVDFDLILENVKSLNMLAGDCISHIEHTPGGARLRQPEPLPLTLYQNGIVMLDGPFRSYEELSVQQCLQDIMDGYFPSELQARYPDGVPLQVTDKRDVVFQERDLPGSFPGHGQVVGHSKLSKVEEPAKIPGPKPSLEQFWNKYSKSSMHSEAMATRDTVGAMQQGSDGVWSSKEIVVGTPRLSVLQRGGDSDSYEIISTFPQRVYADNSRSLQECGLIPNASLLLRRRDPFPPEGTALQTA; from the exons ATgacatcacagaatggcttag GTACAGTTCCCACTGACATGGAACTCATGTCATCCATGATGCAAAAAATCAGTCTGTTGGAACAAAAAATAGATAAACAAGCACAAGAAATCCAACTGAAG GATAGAAAGATTGCTGAGCTTGAGGAGAAGATGAAGACTCTTCAGAAAGGAGAAG ATGCTCCGGACTCATCCACAGCAGAGGATCTGGAAACAAGGTGCCTTCAGCTGCAGACTCAGGTCTGGGAAATGGAG AGGTTTCTAAATGACTATGGTCTGGTCTGGGTTGGAGACAGACATGAAGAGCAGGAAGACTTAGAGTCACTCAGAGATGAcgagctgctggcaaagaggAAGCCAG GTGAGGCTGTCGTTTCCAAACACCAGGTTGATTTTGATTTAATCTTGGAAAACGTGAAGAGTTTGAACATGCTGGCTGGAGACTGCATCTCTCACATTGAGCACACACCGGGGGGAGCACGGCTGAGGCAGCCAGAACCCCTCCCTCTGACGCTGTATCAGAACGGGATCGTCATGTTGGACGGACCCTTTCGCTCCTATGAGGAACTGTCTGTTCAG CAATGCCTACAGGATATTATGGATGGTTATTTCCCTTCAGAGTTGCAGGCACGCTACCCAGATGGTGTCCCTCTGCAG GTCACTGACAAAAGAGATGTGGTATTTCAGGAGAGAGACCTTCCTGGGAGTTTTCCTGGCCATGGCCAGGTTGTTGGACATTCAAAACTAAGCAAGGTGGAGGAACCTGCCAAGATCCCAG GTCCCAAACCCTCCCTGGAGCAGTTTTGGAACAAATATTCAAAGTCATCAATGCACAGCGAAGCGATGGCCACCCGAGACACAGTCGGAGCAATGCAGCAG GGCTCTGATGGAGTGTGGAGCAGCAAAGAGATTGTGGTGGGAACACCCAGGCTGTCTGTCCTGCAAAG GGGTGGAGATTCCGACTCATATGAGATCATCAGTACCTTTCCCCAGAGGGTGTATGCGGACAACTCCAGGAGCTTGCAGGAATGTGGGCTGATCCCCAATGCCTCCTTGCTGCTGCGGAGAAGAGACCCCTTCCCACCAGAGGGGACAGCGCTGCAAACAGCCTag
- the UBXN11 gene encoding UBX domain-containing protein 11 isoform X3 codes for MELMSSMMQKISLLEQKIDKQAQEIQLKDRKIAELEEKMKTLQKGEDAPDSSTAEDLETRCLQLQTQVWEMERFLNDYGLVWVGDRHEEQEDLESLRDDELLAKRKPGEAVVSKHQVDFDLILENVKSLNMLAGDCISHIEHTPGGARLRQPEPLPLTLYQNGIVMLDGPFRSYEELSVQQCLQDIMDGYFPSELQARYPDGVPLQVTDKRDVVFQERDLPGSFPGHGQVVGHSKLSKVEEPAKIPGPKPSLEQFWNKYSKSSMHSEAMATRDTVGAMQQGSDGVWSSKEIVVGTPRLSVLQRLETSEEAEASAPDVCTLRIKSESGEQMYVIKMLSSETIGDLRQHLAHARGGDSDSYEIISTFPQRVYADNSRSLQECGLIPNASLLLRRRDPFPPEGTALQTA; via the exons ATGGAACTCATGTCATCCATGATGCAAAAAATCAGTCTGTTGGAACAAAAAATAGATAAACAAGCACAAGAAATCCAACTGAAG GATAGAAAGATTGCTGAGCTTGAGGAGAAGATGAAGACTCTTCAGAAAGGAGAAG ATGCTCCGGACTCATCCACAGCAGAGGATCTGGAAACAAGGTGCCTTCAGCTGCAGACTCAGGTCTGGGAAATGGAG AGGTTTCTAAATGACTATGGTCTGGTCTGGGTTGGAGACAGACATGAAGAGCAGGAAGACTTAGAGTCACTCAGAGATGAcgagctgctggcaaagaggAAGCCAG GTGAGGCTGTCGTTTCCAAACACCAGGTTGATTTTGATTTAATCTTGGAAAACGTGAAGAGTTTGAACATGCTGGCTGGAGACTGCATCTCTCACATTGAGCACACACCGGGGGGAGCACGGCTGAGGCAGCCAGAACCCCTCCCTCTGACGCTGTATCAGAACGGGATCGTCATGTTGGACGGACCCTTTCGCTCCTATGAGGAACTGTCTGTTCAG CAATGCCTACAGGATATTATGGATGGTTATTTCCCTTCAGAGTTGCAGGCACGCTACCCAGATGGTGTCCCTCTGCAG GTCACTGACAAAAGAGATGTGGTATTTCAGGAGAGAGACCTTCCTGGGAGTTTTCCTGGCCATGGCCAGGTTGTTGGACATTCAAAACTAAGCAAGGTGGAGGAACCTGCCAAGATCCCAG GTCCCAAACCCTCCCTGGAGCAGTTTTGGAACAAATATTCAAAGTCATCAATGCACAGCGAAGCGATGGCCACCCGAGACACAGTCGGAGCAATGCAGCAG GGCTCTGATGGAGTGTGGAGCAGCAAAGAGATTGTGGTGGGAACACCCAGGCTGTCTGTCCTGCAAAG GTTGGAGACATCTGAAGAGGCTGAAGCTTCTGCCCCTGATGTCTGCACTCTCCGCATCAAATCTGAGAGTGGGGAGCAGATGTATGTCATAAAGATGCTGTCCTCAGAGACAATAGGGGACCTGCGCCAACACCTTGCCCATGCCAG GGGTGGAGATTCCGACTCATATGAGATCATCAGTACCTTTCCCCAGAGGGTGTATGCGGACAACTCCAGGAGCTTGCAGGAATGTGGGCTGATCCCCAATGCCTCCTTGCTGCTGCGGAGAAGAGACCCCTTCCCACCAGAGGGGACAGCGCTGCAAACAGCCTag
- the SH3BGRL3 gene encoding SH3 domain-binding glutamic acid-rich-like protein 3 isoform X1: MSTLKVYSTSVTGSRESEVTRILDGKNIKYELVDISQDNALREEMRAKAGNPKAIPPQIVNGDHYCGDYELFVEAVEQNTLQEFLKLA, translated from the exons ATGAGCACTCTGAAGGTGTACAGCACGTCGGTGACCGGCTCCCGGGAG AGCGAAGTGACCAGAATCCTCGATGGGAAGAACATCAAGTACGAGCTGGTGGATATCTCCCAGGACAACGCCCTCCGGGAGGAGATGAGGGCAAAGGCGGGCAACCCCAAAGCCATCCCGCCCCAGATTGTCAATGGAGACCACTACTGCGGG GATTATGAGCTCTTTGTGGAAGCAGTGGAACAAAACACCCTGCAGGAGTTCCTGAAGCTGGCCTGA
- the SH3BGRL3 gene encoding SH3 domain-binding glutamic acid-rich-like protein 3 encodes MSTLKVYSTSVTGSREIKSQQSEVTRILDGKNIKYELVDISQDNALREEMRAKAGNPKAIPPQIVNGDHYCGDYELFVEAVEQNTLQEFLKLA; translated from the exons ATGAGCACTCTGAAGGTGTACAGCACGTCGGTGACCGGCTCCCGGGAG ATCAAATCCCAACAGAGCGAAGTGACCAGAATCCTCGATGGGAAGAACATCAAGTACGAGCTGGTGGATATCTCCCAGGACAACGCCCTCCGGGAGGAGATGAGGGCAAAGGCGGGCAACCCCAAAGCCATCCCGCCCCAGATTGTCAATGGAGACCACTACTGCGGG GATTATGAGCTCTTTGTGGAAGCAGTGGAACAAAACACCCTGCAGGAGTTCCTGAAGCTGGCCTGA